One Arthrobacter sp. FW306-07-I genomic window carries:
- a CDS encoding DeoR/GlpR family DNA-binding transcription regulator translates to MTRTDRLTAILDLLAKTGQVEVDEIVSTLNVSPATARRDLDSLAKRRLLTRTRGGATTGALAYDLPGRYNRDDHAEAKEQIAQCASALIRPGAVIGLCGGTTSTALAQILATREDLNAPSNQPTLTVVTNAINIAGQLAVRPNIKVMVTGGILNPRSYELVGPYTDIIMQKVVLDIAFIGVNGIDPEVGPTNTGEGEASVNALLASRARVSYVIADSSKVGVRAFATMDGYDFNRLITDSGISARDKAAFEANGTEVIVAPA, encoded by the coding sequence ATGACGCGCACTGACCGGCTTACGGCAATTCTCGACCTGCTGGCGAAGACGGGACAGGTAGAGGTTGACGAGATTGTCAGCACCCTCAATGTTTCCCCGGCCACTGCCCGGCGCGACCTGGACAGCCTCGCCAAGCGCCGACTTTTGACGAGGACGCGCGGCGGGGCGACCACGGGTGCCCTGGCTTACGACCTGCCAGGCCGCTACAACCGCGACGACCATGCCGAAGCCAAAGAGCAGATTGCGCAGTGTGCGTCGGCCTTGATCCGTCCCGGTGCGGTGATCGGTCTCTGCGGGGGTACCACCAGCACCGCCCTTGCACAGATTCTCGCCACCCGGGAGGACCTGAACGCACCCTCCAACCAGCCCACCCTCACTGTGGTGACCAATGCGATTAATATTGCCGGCCAGTTGGCGGTCCGACCCAACATCAAGGTGATGGTTACCGGCGGGATCCTCAACCCGCGGTCCTACGAACTGGTGGGGCCTTACACGGACATCATCATGCAGAAGGTAGTGCTGGACATCGCCTTTATTGGCGTCAACGGCATCGATCCCGAGGTGGGGCCCACCAATACGGGCGAGGGGGAGGCCTCGGTCAATGCCCTTTTGGCCTCCCGTGCCCGGGTGTCCTATGTCATCGCGGATTCCTCCAAGGTAGGAGTGCGCGCCTTCGCCACCATGGACGGCTACGACTTCAACAGGCTGATCACGGATTCCGGCATTTCTGCCCGTGACAAGGCTGCGTTCGAGGCCAACGGCACGGAAGTGATCGTCGCGCCCGCCTGA